ACAACCCGGCGCTGCTCTGCTGGTCGAAGCACGACCCGGAGACCGGGAACACGGTCATCGTGGTCTGCTCCTTCGACCCGCGCGTCGTGCAGTGGGGCAACACCACCCTCGACATGCCGGCGCTCGGCTTCGACTGGCACGACCGGTTCACCGTCCACGACGAGCTGACCGGCACCAGCTACGACTGGGGGCAGCGCAACGCGGTGCGGCTCGACCCGTACCTGCAACCGGCGCACGTGCTGACCGTGCGTCGTCCGGTCCCGCCCGAGGGGCCGGCCGCCGCCCCCACCGGCCCGGCGGACCTCACCGTCGAAGCCGTCCCCGACGACCTCTCGGGTGGCACCGCCCCGACCTCCCCCGCCCCGAAGGACGACGACCGATGGACCAGCTGATCGCCGGCCACGCCCACGACCCGCACGCCGTGCTCGGCGCGCACTCGGCCGACGGCCGGACGACCATCCGCACCCTGCGTCGCGGGGCCGGCGACGTCGCCGTGCTGGTCGACGGGGAGCGGCACCCGATGAAGCGGGTGCACGACCTGGGGGTCTTCGAGGCCAGCGTGCCGGGCACCGTCCTGGACTACCGGGTCGAGGTCGACGGTGTGCCGCGCGACGACCCCTACCGCTATCCGCCCACGCTCGGCGAGCTGGACCTGCACCTGATCGCCGAGGGGCGGCACGAGCGGCTGTGGGAGGCGCTCGGCGCGCGGGTCTTCGACGAGGGCGTGGCGTTCGCGGTCTGGGCGCCGAACGCGCGCGGCGTCCGCGTCGTCGGTGACTTCACCGGCTGGGCACCGGACGATGGCTGGCCCATGCGGTCGCTCGGCTCCACCGGCGTGTGGGAGGTCTTCGTGCCGGACGCCGCGGCCGGCGCCCGGTACAAGTACCGGATCCTCGGCGCCGACGGGCGCTGGCGGGACAAGGCCGACCCGTTGGCGGCGTACGCGGAGGTCCCGCCGGCCACCGCGTCGGTCGTGCACCACTCCCGCTACGAGTGGTCCGACGAGGCGTGGCTGGCCCGCCGGGCCCGGCAGCAGCCGCACCAGGAGCCGATGAGCGTGTACGAGGTGCACCTCGGCTCGTGGCGGCCCGGGCTCGGCTACCGGGAGCTGGCCGACGAGCTGACCGCGTACGTGACCGAGCTGGGCTTCACCCACGTCGAGTTCCTACCGGTGATGGAGCACCCGTTCGGCGGCTCCTGGGGCTACCAGGTGACCGGCTACTACGCGCCCACCTCCCGCTTCGGCGACCCGGACGACTTCCGTCACCTCGTCGACCGGCTGCACGCCGCCGGCATCGGCGTGATCCTCGACTGGGTGCCCGCGCACTTCCCCAAGGACGAGTGGGCCCTCGCCCGCTTCGACGGCACCGCGCTCTACGAGCACCCGGACCCGCGCCGGGGCGAGCACCCCGACTGGGGCACGTACGTCTTCGACTTCGGCCGCCGCGAGGTGCGCAACTTCCTGGTCGCCAACGCGCTCTACTGGCTGGACGAGTTCCACGTCGACGGGCTGCGGGTGGACGCCGTCGCCTCGATGCTCTACCTGGACTACTCCCGACAGGAGGGCCAGTGGGCCCCCAACCAGTACGGCGGTCGGGAGAACCTGGAGGCCATCGCGTTCCTCCAGGAGGTGAACGCCACCGTCTACAAGCACCACCCGGGGGTGGTGATGGTCGCC
This genomic stretch from Micromonospora krabiensis harbors:
- the glgB gene encoding 1,4-alpha-glucan branching protein GlgB — protein: MDQLIAGHAHDPHAVLGAHSADGRTTIRTLRRGAGDVAVLVDGERHPMKRVHDLGVFEASVPGTVLDYRVEVDGVPRDDPYRYPPTLGELDLHLIAEGRHERLWEALGARVFDEGVAFAVWAPNARGVRVVGDFTGWAPDDGWPMRSLGSTGVWEVFVPDAAAGARYKYRILGADGRWRDKADPLAAYAEVPPATASVVHHSRYEWSDEAWLARRARQQPHQEPMSVYEVHLGSWRPGLGYRELADELTAYVTELGFTHVEFLPVMEHPFGGSWGYQVTGYYAPTSRFGDPDDFRHLVDRLHAAGIGVILDWVPAHFPKDEWALARFDGTALYEHPDPRRGEHPDWGTYVFDFGRREVRNFLVANALYWLDEFHVDGLRVDAVASMLYLDYSRQEGQWAPNQYGGRENLEAIAFLQEVNATVYKHHPGVVMVAEESTAWPGVTRSTADGGLGFGFKWNMGWMHDTLLYTSKDPIYRQHHHHQLTFSLAYAWSENYVLPISHDEVVHGKGSLAAKMPGDTWQRLANVRALLAYMWAHPGKQLLFMGCELADDREWSEERGLDWYLTHDPARAGVQRLVGDLNRLYRDVPALWAQDTDPAGFRWIAGDDVANNTVSFVRIAPDGSTLVCVANFSALPLHDYRVGLPAGGTWREVLNTDAHHYGGSGVGNLGEVHAEDVPWHGFPASAALQVPPLGVLWLRPE